The following nucleotide sequence is from Pseudomonas sp. RC10.
GCAGCAACAGCACAACGCCGACGATGGAGATTTCACCGATGCGGCCCGGGCGAATGAACCGCATGTAGACGCCCATGAACATCGCGATCGGGATCGTCGCCATGACGGTGAACATGCCCCAAGGGCTCTCGGCCAGGGCTTTCACCACGATCAGCGCCAGCACCGCGAGGATGATGATCATGATCAAGAAGCAGCCGAACAAGGCGATGGTGCCGGGGATACGGCCCATTTCCTCGCGGACCATGTCGCCGAGCGACCGGCCATTACGGCGTGTGGACAGGAACAGGATCATGAAATCCTGTACCGCACCGGCCAGGACCACACCGGCGATCAGCCAGAGGGTGCCGGGCAGGTAGCCCATTTGCGCCGCCAGCACCGGACCGACGAGCGGACCTGCGCCTGCAATGGCTGCGAAATGGTGACCGAAAAGGATGTGTTTGTTGGTCGGAACGTAGTCCAGACCGTCGTTGTTCAGCACCGCAGGGGTGGCCCGAGTCGGGTCCAGCTGCATGACGCGGCTGGCGATGAACAAACTGTAGTAGCGATAAGCGACCAGATAGATGGCGACCGCGGCGACCACGATCCAGAGTGCGTTGATGGCTTCTCCCCGACGCAATGCAACCACTCCAAGGGCCCAGGCCCCGAGAATCGCAACGATCAGCCAGGGCACATGGCGCAGCAGACTATTATTATTTTTCATTTTTGAGTTCCAGCAGAGTGGACGTGTTTTGAGCAGCAACGAGAGTTTAGCGCTGCTGGAGCGAAAGGCCACCCCCCACGATGGTCTAGCGCGGGATTTGGCCTATAGTCAGAGCAGCTGTCGCCCTCGGGGCGGAATGATCGGCGCTCGGGTCCATGAAACCTGGCCGCCAGAGCCTAGGAGAAGTCGCGTCATGACAGATGCCCACGAAGACCGTCGTCGTTTTAAACGTATCTCGTTCGATGCCAAGACCGAACTGACCCAAGGCCCAAAAAGCTGGCCGGTGCACCTGATCGACCTGTCGCTCAAAGGACTGCTCATCGAACGGCCATTGCCGTGGCAGGGCAACCCGGACGAACCATTTCTTGTCGACATTCACCTCAACGTCGACATCGATGTGCGAATGGAAGTGCGGCTGACCCACGACGACCATAATCATCTGGGGTTCGTGTGTGAGCACATCGGGCTGGATTCGGTGACGCATTTACGGCGGCTGATTGAGCTGAATTTGGCGGATCATGCCGAACTGGAGCGGGAATTGGCGGCGTTGATTGAGGTGTGACGCTGCCAGACCTGAATAACCTTGAACCCTGTGGCAGCGAATTTATTCGCGATTGGCCGGTACATTTGACACATTTCTATCGATTGCGCCGATGTCTCGCGAATGAATTCGCTCCCACAGGTATTACGTACGTCTGACGAGCTGGATTGATCGTCTTTTATTCCTCAAACAACGCATCCAACGCCTGATCCAACCGGGTCACGCCTATCACGGTCAGCCCCGGTGGCGATTCTTTCGGGGCATTGCCCTTGGGCACGATGGCGCGTTTGAAGCCGTGCTTGGCCGCTTCCTTTAAACGCTCCTGGCCGCTCGGCACAGGGCGCACTTCGCCCGACAGCCCCACTTCGCCAAACACCAGCAAGTCTCCCGGCAACGCCCGGTTGCGAAGACTCGACATCACCGCCGCCATTAACGCGAGGTCCGATGCCGTTTCCAGCACTTTCACCCCGCCCACCACGTTCAGAAAAACGTCCTGATCGTGCGTTGGAATCCCGCCATGCCGGTGCAGGACCGCCAATAGCATCGCCAGCCGGTTCTGATCCAGCCCCAACGTCACGCGACGTGGATTAGAGAGGTGACTGTCATCCACCAGCGCCTGCACCTCGACCAGCATCGGGCGAGTGCCTTCCCACGTCGCCATGACCACACTGCCTGCGACCGCTTCCTGTGCACGGGTCAGAAAAATCGCCGACGGGTTCGAGACTTCTTTCAGACCCTTGTCGGTCATGCCGAACACGCCCAGCTCGTTGACGGCGCCGAAACGGTTTTTCACCGCCCGTAGCAAACGCAAACGTCCGTCCGATTCGCCTTCGAAATACAGCACGGTGTCGACCATGTGTTCGAGGACGCGAGGGCCGGCCAGTGCGCCCTCTTTGGTCACGTGGCCGACGAGAAAGATCGCCGTCCCGCTCTGTTTCGCGTAACGCACCAGCAGCGCCGCGCTTTCCCGCACCTGTGCCACGCCGCCGGGCGCCGATTGCAGCTGCTCGGTGAAGATGGTCTGGATCGAATCGATCACCATGACCTTCGGCTGTTCGACGCGGGCCGTGGCGATGATGGTTTCGATGGAGGTTTCGGTCATGACCCGCAGTTTGTCCTGGGGCAGGCTCAAACGGCGGGCGCGCATGGCGACCTGCTGTTGCGATTCCTCGCCGGTGACGTACAGCGCGGGCATGCGTTCGGCGATGGCGCAGAGGGTTTGCAGCAGGATCGTCGACTTACCGATGCCGGGGTCGCCACCGATCAACACCACTGAGCCGTCCACCAGACCGCCGCCGAGCACGCGGTCGAGTTCGGCAGAATTGGTGGAAAAACGCGGAATCTCTTCAACGCTGACTTCGGCGAGGGTCTTGATCTGTGCCTGCTGCCCGGCCCAACCGCCACGCCCTGCCGGGGCTGCTGCGCCACCGCTTTCGATCATGGTTTCGGTCAGCGTATTCCAGGCGCCGCATTCGCCGCATTGCCCGGCCCATTTGGGAAAGGTCGCGCCGCACTCGGTGCAGCCATACATGCGTTTGGCCTTGGCCATGGAACCCCCGCCGCAAAAAAGGGGCAATCATACCCCATGCCTCGAACGCCCGCCCGGGATGGCCAGGGCAGACACCTTTCTGAACGATTCAGTAAAACTAACAGGGCCAAAGCCGGTCGATTGAATGGATTACGCGAGATGCAGGTAGCTGACATACACTGCATTCACCACCCTCATCTGTAACAAAGGAATACACCATGAGCGTACTAAGCGAGTTCAAAGCCTTTGCCGTCAAAGGAAACGTGGTCGATATGGCCGTCGGTATCATTATTGGCGCGGCATTCGGCAAGATCGTTTCGTCGTTCGTCGGCGATGTAATCATGCCGCCCCTGGGGCTGCTGATTGGCGGCGTGGACTTCAGTGACCTGGCGATCACCCTCAGAGGTGCCGAGGGCACGGCACCGGCGGTGGTGCTGGCCTACGGCAAATTCATTCAGACCGTGATCGACTTCATCATCGTGGCGTTCGCGATTTTCATGGGCGTGAAGGCCATCAACCGCCTGAAACGTGAAGAAGCCAAGGCCCCTTCGGTTCCGCCTGCGCCTACTCCACAGGAAACCCTGTTGACCGAGATTCGTGACCTGCTGAAAGAGCAGAACAACAAGCCTGCCGCGCCACTGCCGGTGAATCCTGATCGGTTGGTTTAACCCCTCAACATTGCCTGACATCGGTCACACGACCTGCTGAATCATCTGTGGGAGCGAATTCATTCGCGAGACGTGGGTACAAACGATGGAATTTCATCGGCTGATACACCGCATCGCGAATAAATTCGCTTCCACAAAATATCGTTCGCCTCAAAGACCGTGCGTACATCCCTACCAATAATTCTCCACCGCCACCTGCCCCGGCTTGCGGGTCAGGGCCAGGCGCATGTCGCGGGTTTTGAGCAAGGCGCGGGTGTCGTCGATCATCTGTGGGTTGCCGCAGATCATCACCCGTGAATGTTCAGGCGACAGCTCGACCCCCGCCGCCTTTTCCAGCTCACCGTTTTCGATCAGCGTCGTGATCCGGCCATTGAGCGCGCCGGGATGCGCTTCACGCGTCACCGTGGCGATGAACTGAAACTTGTGGGCGTACTCGGCCAGGTATTCCCGTTGAGTGAGTTCGGCGATCAGTTCCTGATACGCCAGCTCTGCGGCCTCGCGCACGCTGTACACCAGAATGATGCGCTCGAACTTTTCCCACACTTCGAAGTTTTGCAGGATCGACAGAAACGGCGCCACGCCCGTGCCCGTCGAGAGCATCCAGAGGTCCCGGCCATCGTTGAAGCGATCCAGCGTCAGGAAGCCCGTCGCCTGCTTTTCAACCATGAGCGTGTCGCCCTCGCGCAACCGGCTCAGCTCGCTGGTGAACTCGCCACCGGGTACGACGATGGAAAAGAATTCGAGAAACTCGTCGAAGGGCGACGACACCACCGAATACGCCCGCCACACCGTGCTGCCGTCCGCCTTGGTCACGCCCAGCCGCGCAAATTGCCCTGCGACGAAGCGAAAACCCGGATCGCGCGTGGTGCGCAGGGTGAACAGGCTGGGGGTCAAGGGGGTCACGTCGAGCAGCGTCTGCCGGGTGAATTTTTCTGCACTGGCGGTCATGGGCGCTCCTGGCTCCTGTCACTCAATCAAGTGCGCCCAGTTTCCCGCAAACCGGCCTCGATAAACACCGTGGGTTTGTAGTGGTATCCCGCTCGGCGCCACCCGAAGCGTTTTAGAGCATTTTGCGATGGGGGTTATCGCGGTTAGCGCTCAGAACAGAGGGGGCAACGCGTAACCGGTTGATTGCACATGCGTTGCCAAATCCGCCAAAAGAAGAAGCACTCCCCACTCGTCAGCCTCACGCTCGAGGGTAGAAATCACCTAAGGATTCCTTACCTAGACTCCCATTAAAACGGCATTCAATTTTGATCGGGCATGGAGGCTAGTGATGGAACACTTGAGACTGGACCTGATACAGATGAGCAAAGCCGTCGCCTTGCTGCACAGCGGATTGACGCTTAGGGAAATCGAAGTCCTCAAATGGTCGGCAGAAGGCAAGACCGCAGCCGAGGTCGCGATGATTCTGGACGTCAAAATCCGCACCGTGAATTTTCACATCGGCAGCGCCATTCGAAAAATGGGAGTCAGCAACAAGACCTCGGCGGTGGTTCAAGCCGCTCTGCATGGGGTATTTCAGTCGTGAGGCGCCCGATACCCACTCGTTTTTACTGAAAAGGCCGGGTGCCAGGCCGCGAGAAAAACACGTAAAATCGCGGCTTTCGCGAGTCAGGTGGCAAAGGTGCATCGGTCACCTGCGCTTCGCCGCTCATCGCGTGCCAACGAACGGAAATTCCCAGCACATGCCCCTGCTTACCACGCCTTTCGCCCAGCTCGACCTGATTCGCCAGCCGGAGCAGTCGGATGAACCGCTGCAGGCGTTCGACGCTGCTGACGAATACTTGCTCAACCACCTCGCCGAGCATGGCCTGACGCTGCAAACCCGCGTGCTGATCCTCAACGACAACTTTGGCGCACTGGCCGCCAGCCTGGCGCCCCACGCGGCAGTGTTCAGCAGCGCGGATTCATTCCTCGGCGTACAGGCGCTGGAAAAGAACCTGGTGCGCAATGGTCAGGCCTACGACGCCGTGCCGGTGATTCCAGCCAGTGAACCGCTGCAAGGCCCGTTCGACTGGGTGCTGATCCGCGTCCCGAAAACCCTGGCTTTGCTGGAGGAACAACTGATTCGCCTGCAAGGCCAACTGGCGCCGGACGCCAAGGTAGTGGCTGCAGGCATGATCAAACACCTGCCGCGCTCGGCGGGTGAGCTCATGGAGGATTACATCGGGCCGGTGCAGGCGTCGTTGGCAGTGAAGAAGGCGCGCCTGCTGTTCTGCACACCCGAGCCGAAAGACTATCAGCCCTCCCCGTTCCCGACCCGCTACACGCTGGACGAACCGAAAATCGAACTGATCAACCACGCCAACGTGTTCTGCCGCGACGGTCTGGACATCGGCACCCGCGCCTTCTTGCCTTACCTGCCGACCGGCCTCGGTTCGGCCCGTGTCGCGGACCTCGGCTGCGGCAACGGCGTGTTGGCGATTGCCAGTGCGCTGGCCAACCCTGACGCGCAGTACACGCTGGTGGATGAGTCGTTCATGGCCGTGCAGTCCGCTCAGGAAAACTGGCAACTGGCGTTGGGTGAGCGTGAGGTGGAGATTCGTGCCGCTGACGGCCTCGCAGGGCAGGAACCGGATTCGCTGGACGTGGTGCTGTGCAATCCGCCGTTTCACCAACAGCAAGTGGTGGGGGATTTTCTGGCCTGGCGCATGTTTCAGCAAGCGCGTTCGGCGCTGGTCACCGGCGGCGCGCTGTACATCGTCGGCAATCGGCATTTGGGGTATCACGCCAAGCTGGCGCGACTGTTTCGGGGCGTGGAACAGGTGGCGGCTACGCCAAAGTTCGTGATTCTCAAGGCCCGGAAGTAGCAGTCCCTGTAGGAGTGAGCTTGCTCGCGATTGCGGCAGACCTTTCACTGTAATGGGTCTGGCACACCGCATCGCGAGCAAGCTCACTCCTACAGAGGTGAAATGGCTGAAAACTCAGTGGGTTTTCATCCCCGCCGCGGTCATGAACATCCGCAACAACGTGGCGACGACGAACAGCGCCAGCACACTGCCTGACCAAATCACCACCAGCCAGCCCAGTCGCTGCCAGAGCGGCTTTTTCTCCGCCCCGTCGTCTTCACCCAGAGACCCCTTGGTGCTCATCGTCATGCCCTCTTAGTGGTAACCATCTTCGTGGGTGACTTTGCCGCGAAACACGTAGTAGCTCCAGAAGGTGTACCCGAGGATGAACGGCAGGATGAACAGCGTGCCGACCAGAATGAAGCCTTGGCTTTGCGGTGGCGAAGCGGCGTCCCAGATCGAGATCGACGGCGGGATGATGTTAGGCCACAGGCTAATGCCCAGGCCGCTGTAGCCGAGGAAAATCAGCACCAGCGTCAGCAGGAACGGCGTGTAATGCGCGTTGCGTTCCACCGCCTTGAACAGCCCGTACATCGTCACCAGCACCAGCGCCGGAACCGGCATGAACCAGATCAGGTTCGAAGGGCTGAACCAGCGGTCAGCGATTTCGTGGTGCGCCAACGGCGTCCACAGACTGACGATGCCCATCACCACCAGGGTTGCCAGTGCCAGCGGTCGCGCCAGATCGTGCATCGCCTTCTGCAAGGCGCCTTCGGTTTTCATGATCAGCCAAGTGCAGCCAAGCAGGGCGTAGGCCACGATCAGCGCCAGGCCGCAGAACAGCGAAAACGGCGTCAACCAGTCCAGCCCGCCGCCCGCATAGGCACGGTTGACCACCGGAATCCCGTCGATGAACGCGCCCAGCGCCACGCCCTGGAAGAACGTCGCCACCAGCGAGCCGCCAATGAACGCTTTGTCCCAGAGATGGCGTTTGGCGTCGGTCGCCTTGAAGCGGAACTCGAAGGCCACACCGCGAAAAATCAGCCCGATGAGCATCAGGATCAGCGGCAGGTATAAGGCTTCCAGTACTACCGAATAGGCCAGTGGAAACGCACCAAACAATCCGGCGCCGCCCAATACCAGCCACGTTTCGTTGCCGTCCCAGACCGGCGCAACGGTGTTCATCATCACGTCGCGGTCGGTCTTGTCCTTCATGAAGGGAAAGAGAATCCCGATACCCAGATCGAAGCCGTCCATGACGACGTACATCATGATGCCGAAGATGATGATCACGGCCCAGATCAGTGGAAGATCGATACCCATGGCTCAGTTCCCTTCCCGCAGGCTGTCTTTGTGGCTTTCTTCGCTGCCTTCGTCGGCGGCGGAGAGAGGACGTGCTGGAGTGCGTTTCTGGCCGGGGCCGCCGTGTGGCGTGTCGGCTCCTTCATGGGTCTTCGGCCCTTTGCGCACGAGGCGCATCATGTAGCCGAAGCCCGTGCCGAACAGCATGAAATACACCACGACGAACAGCACCAGGGTCAGGGTCAACTGGCCCACGCTGTGATTAGACGAGGCGTTGGCGGTGCGCATCAGCCCGTAGACCACCCACGGCTGACGACCGATTTCCGTGGTAAACCAGCCCGCCAGCATCGCGATCAGACCGGCAGGCCCCATGCACATCACGAGCCGCAGAAACAGGCGGTTGGTGTACAGCCCGCCCCGCCAGCGCAGCCACGCGCTCCACAGGCCGACGAAGATCATCAGCATGCCCAGCGCCACCATCACCCGGAACGACCAGAAGACGATCAGCGAATTGGGGCGGTCCTCAGGCGGGAACGACTTCAGCGCCGGGATCTGTTTGTCCAGGCTGTGGGTCAGGATCAGGCTGCCGAGGTACGGAATCTCGATGGCGTATTTGGTGCGCTCTTCTTTCATGTCCGGAATGCCGAACAGGATGAGCGGCGTCGGCTCGTTGCCCACGTTTTCCCAATGTCCTTCGATGGCCGCGATCTTGGCAGGCTGGTGCTCCAGCGTGTTCAAGCCATGGGCATCGCCCACCACTGCTTGAATCGGCGCCACGATCAGCGCCATCCACATCGCCATCGACAGCATCCGGCGGATGGCCGGGTTGTCACGGCCGCGCAGCAAGTGCCAGGCGGCCGAGGCGCCAACGAAGAAGGCAGTCGCGACGAACGCTGCAATGGCCATGTGCATGAGGCGATAGGGGAATGACGGGTTGAAGATCACCGCCAGCCAGTCCACCGGAATCACCCGGCCATCGACGATTTCGAAGCCCTGCGGGGTTTGCATCCAGCTGTTGGAGGCGAGAATCCAGAAGGTGGAAATCAGCGTGCCAATGGCCACCATCACGGTCGCGAAGAAGTGCAAGCCACGGCCCACGCGGTTCCAGCCGAACAACATGACACCCAGGAATCCGGCTTCGAGGAAGAAGGCGGTCAGCACTTCATAGGTCAGCAACGGCCCGGTGATCGCGCCAGCGAAATCGGAGAATCGGCTCCAGTTGGTGCCGAATTCGTACGCCATGACCAGCCCGGAGACCACGCCCATGCCAAAGTTGACGGCAAATATCTTCGACCAGAAATGGTAGAGATCTCGGTACGTGTCATCGTGCGTCTTGAGCCACAGGCCTTCGAGCACCGCGAGGAAACTCGCCAGACCGATGGTGATGGCAGGGAACAGGATGTGGAACGAAACAGTGAACGCAAACTGAATTCGGGCGAGATCGAGTGCCTCTAAACCGAACATAGGTCTTCCTCTAATCAGGTGAAACCGGCTGCAGACACACGGGGCCTTCAGCGACTGCCCCCACGGTGTATTGAGTACGACGGCGTGCCATTGTTCTTTTTGATTTCGCGCTCAGGCAAACGACCACGCGGGAGTGATGTCAAGCCGCCCGGTCAATCGCTGGAGTGTGAGAAATTGATTCAGGTCAGCCGACGCTGAAAGAGTAGTCCCATTTCCGCACATGCTCCGCGTGGTCATTTGTCGCGTGACGAGTTGCCTCACCCGGGAGGGCAGTGCAGAAGGGGAGAAAGCGGATCAGACGCGGGATAAATGTGCTTTCGCATCTGCGCGGCGCAGGCCGTGAGAGTGCAGGAGTTCACAACAAACGACGCAAAAACCCCAACAGCGCGCTGACCAACCGTCGATACAGCGCGTCCACTTCCGCCACCTGCCCCTTGCCCCGCAGGCTGCCATGCACGAGCCCCAGTCCCGGGTCGAACTCGGTAGCAACGCCCGCTTCGCGCAAGGCCCGTTCGTAACACACACCGTCGTCGCGCAAGGGGTCGAACTGGGCGACGGCAATGAACGCTGGCGCCAGGCCACGGAAGTCCGTCGCATTGAGGGGCATTGCATACGGTGAACGTTCGCCCTCGCTCAGGTACAACTGCCGGTAAAACCCCAGATCCACCGTACTGAGCAACGGCGCATCGAAACATTCCGTGCGCGATGGGAGGTCGTCGGCCCCGCCCAGTCCGGGGTAAATCAGGGTTTGCCCTACGGGCTGCCGCTGTCCCGAATCGCGTAGGGCCAGGCACACGGCAGCGGCGAGATTTCCCCCGGCGCTGTCTCCAGCAA
It contains:
- a CDS encoding PilZ domain-containing protein, with the protein product MTDAHEDRRRFKRISFDAKTELTQGPKSWPVHLIDLSLKGLLIERPLPWQGNPDEPFLVDIHLNVDIDVRMEVRLTHDDHNHLGFVCEHIGLDSVTHLRRLIELNLADHAELERELAALIEV
- the radA gene encoding DNA repair protein RadA, producing MAKAKRMYGCTECGATFPKWAGQCGECGAWNTLTETMIESGGAAAPAGRGGWAGQQAQIKTLAEVSVEEIPRFSTNSAELDRVLGGGLVDGSVVLIGGDPGIGKSTILLQTLCAIAERMPALYVTGEESQQQVAMRARRLSLPQDKLRVMTETSIETIIATARVEQPKVMVIDSIQTIFTEQLQSAPGGVAQVRESAALLVRYAKQSGTAIFLVGHVTKEGALAGPRVLEHMVDTVLYFEGESDGRLRLLRAVKNRFGAVNELGVFGMTDKGLKEVSNPSAIFLTRAQEAVAGSVVMATWEGTRPMLVEVQALVDDSHLSNPRRVTLGLDQNRLAMLLAVLHRHGGIPTHDQDVFLNVVGGVKVLETASDLALMAAVMSSLRNRALPGDLLVFGEVGLSGEVRPVPSGQERLKEAAKHGFKRAIVPKGNAPKESPPGLTVIGVTRLDQALDALFEE
- the mscL gene encoding large-conductance mechanosensitive channel protein MscL — its product is MSVLSEFKAFAVKGNVVDMAVGIIIGAAFGKIVSSFVGDVIMPPLGLLIGGVDFSDLAITLRGAEGTAPAVVLAYGKFIQTVIDFIIVAFAIFMGVKAINRLKREEAKAPSVPPAPTPQETLLTEIRDLLKEQNNKPAAPLPVNPDRLV
- a CDS encoding ferredoxin--NADP reductase — encoded protein: MTASAEKFTRQTLLDVTPLTPSLFTLRTTRDPGFRFVAGQFARLGVTKADGSTVWRAYSVVSSPFDEFLEFFSIVVPGGEFTSELSRLREGDTLMVEKQATGFLTLDRFNDGRDLWMLSTGTGVAPFLSILQNFEVWEKFERIILVYSVREAAELAYQELIAELTQREYLAEYAHKFQFIATVTREAHPGALNGRITTLIENGELEKAAGVELSPEHSRVMICGNPQMIDDTRALLKTRDMRLALTRKPGQVAVENYW
- a CDS encoding helix-turn-helix transcriptional regulator — encoded protein: MSKAVALLHSGLTLREIEVLKWSAEGKTAAEVAMILDVKIRTVNFHIGSAIRKMGVSNKTSAVVQAALHGVFQS
- a CDS encoding methyltransferase gives rise to the protein MPLLTTPFAQLDLIRQPEQSDEPLQAFDAADEYLLNHLAEHGLTLQTRVLILNDNFGALAASLAPHAAVFSSADSFLGVQALEKNLVRNGQAYDAVPVIPASEPLQGPFDWVLIRVPKTLALLEEQLIRLQGQLAPDAKVVAAGMIKHLPRSAGELMEDYIGPVQASLAVKKARLLFCTPEPKDYQPSPFPTRYTLDEPKIELINHANVFCRDGLDIGTRAFLPYLPTGLGSARVADLGCGNGVLAIASALANPDAQYTLVDESFMAVQSAQENWQLALGEREVEIRAADGLAGQEPDSLDVVLCNPPFHQQQVVGDFLAWRMFQQARSALVTGGALYIVGNRHLGYHAKLARLFRGVEQVAATPKFVILKARK
- a CDS encoding DUF2474 domain-containing protein, whose protein sequence is MSTKGSLGEDDGAEKKPLWQRLGWLVVIWSGSVLALFVVATLLRMFMTAAGMKTH
- the cydB gene encoding cytochrome d ubiquinol oxidase subunit II; this translates as MGIDLPLIWAVIIIFGIMMYVVMDGFDLGIGILFPFMKDKTDRDVMMNTVAPVWDGNETWLVLGGAGLFGAFPLAYSVVLEALYLPLILMLIGLIFRGVAFEFRFKATDAKRHLWDKAFIGGSLVATFFQGVALGAFIDGIPVVNRAYAGGGLDWLTPFSLFCGLALIVAYALLGCTWLIMKTEGALQKAMHDLARPLALATLVVMGIVSLWTPLAHHEIADRWFSPSNLIWFMPVPALVLVTMYGLFKAVERNAHYTPFLLTLVLIFLGYSGLGISLWPNIIPPSISIWDAASPPQSQGFILVGTLFILPFILGYTFWSYYVFRGKVTHEDGYH
- a CDS encoding cytochrome ubiquinol oxidase subunit I, which gives rise to MFGLEALDLARIQFAFTVSFHILFPAITIGLASFLAVLEGLWLKTHDDTYRDLYHFWSKIFAVNFGMGVVSGLVMAYEFGTNWSRFSDFAGAITGPLLTYEVLTAFFLEAGFLGVMLFGWNRVGRGLHFFATVMVAIGTLISTFWILASNSWMQTPQGFEIVDGRVIPVDWLAVIFNPSFPYRLMHMAIAAFVATAFFVGASAAWHLLRGRDNPAIRRMLSMAMWMALIVAPIQAVVGDAHGLNTLEHQPAKIAAIEGHWENVGNEPTPLILFGIPDMKEERTKYAIEIPYLGSLILTHSLDKQIPALKSFPPEDRPNSLIVFWSFRVMVALGMLMIFVGLWSAWLRWRGGLYTNRLFLRLVMCMGPAGLIAMLAGWFTTEIGRQPWVVYGLMRTANASSNHSVGQLTLTLVLFVVVYFMLFGTGFGYMMRLVRKGPKTHEGADTPHGGPGQKRTPARPLSAADEGSEESHKDSLREGN
- a CDS encoding alpha/beta hydrolase produces the protein MPTEYPLSPEMAFFIQKTLSFSVDSLEIPAQRRSYSRMCEAFTPTRPADLEVKDFQLAGVDVRCYRPHRVSVEHPAPCVMYLHGGGWVVGDLDSHDFLTAALAVDLNAVVIAVDYRLAPEHPFPAGFEDCLEVWHALQIQAQRLDIDPQRIVIAGDSAGGNLAAAVCLALRDSGQRQPVGQTLIYPGLGGADDLPSRTECFDAPLLSTVDLGFYRQLYLSEGERSPYAMPLNATDFRGLAPAFIAVAQFDPLRDDGVCYERALREAGVATEFDPGLGLVHGSLRGKGQVAEVDALYRRLVSALLGFLRRLL